The nucleotide sequence TTCAAGGCTAGACTTGTAGCAAAATATATGGTCAAAGAGAAGGCATTGATTACAAAGAAAccttttctccagttgtaaaaaTAAAGACTGTCAGAACAATACTGGCTACTGCAGCAAAAAGGAAATGGTTTATTCAACAAATGGATGTGTATAGTGCTTTCTTAAATGGTGATCTAACTGATGAGGTGTACATGGAACTACCCCATGGATTTGCTAGTCCGGGGATGCAGTGTGCAGACTAGTCAAATCCCTATATGAACTAAAGCAAGCTCCTAAACAGTAGAACAACAAGCTATCAGAAGCTCTACTTAAGTATGGTTTCAGTCAAAGTAAATATGACACATCACTGTATATCAAGAAAAATATTGAAGGAATTACTCTTGTGTTGGTATATGTTAATGACATGTTAATTACTAGTGACAGTATCAAGCTGATAGAAGAAACAAATGTAAACTTGCAATAAAGTTtcaagatgaaagatctaggaGAGTTAAGGTTCTTCCTTGGAATCGAATTTGCAAGGTCTGATAAGGGAATACTAATGCATCAGAGGAAGTATACATTAGAATTGTTATCAGAATTAGGACTAACAGCTGCTAAACCTATCTGTACACCTATGGACTACAACCTTAAACTAACCTCTAGGCAGTTTGATGATCATGTAAAACAGATTCAGCCAGATGAAGATACTTCAGCTGATAAAGTAACCTATCAGAAATTGATTGGAAAAATACTCTACTTGACAATTACCAGACCTGATATAGCATTCTGTGTTCAAACTTTAAGTCAGTTTTTAAAAGCTTCCAAGAAATCTCATATAGATGCAGCATTAAGAATAGTGAGGTATGTTAAGAATCAACCAGGTCAAGGTGTGTTATTGTCCAATGATCCAAATGAGGAAGTCAGTGCCTTTTGTGATGTTGATTGGGCATCTTGTCCTCAAACTAGAAGATCTATTACTTGATACTTTATGAAGATCGGAAAGTCTGTGGTTGCCTGGAAATCAAAGAAACAGGCTACAGTCTCAAGAAGCTCCGCAGAAGCTGAGTTTAGAAGTCTTGCTGCAGTTACAGCTGAGCTAGTATGGATTGTGGGATTAATGACAGAAATTGGCATTTAAGTGCATCTACCAGTTGAAGTGTTTAGTGACAGTAAATCTGCTATTTAAATAGCAGCAAATCCTGTCTATCATGAGAGGACTAAACAAATTGATATTGATTGTTTTTTCATAAAGGGAGAAATAGTTCAATAGATGATTACAACTAAGTTTGTTCCAACAGAAGATCAGCCTGCAGATATGCTAACCAAAGGTCTTACCAAAGCTCAACTGATGCATCTCAATTCCAAGCTAGGAATATGTGATTTCTTCACACCTtcctagcttgagggggagtgttgagtATTGTAATACACGTTAATCAAGAATATTGTGTCAATGTATAGCTTGTTAGTTACTTTCTAGAAATCAGTTATAGTCCattagttagttataactaacttgTAGCATTATGAGTAGCATAGATAGTTATGAACTACTCTAGTATGTGGTCTATAAATACCTATCTCATATACCATTTATGATTCATTCATCTCAATTCAGTAATCAAGAAATCTGCGCATTCCCCATTCCATATCTCTGTTTCATTTCTCTGtttctttcttctcctctttCTCTCTTGATCTTAAAGAACTACTTGTACCTAGTTTAATTAcagaattaaaacaagaaaaaaaaaaaggaagaatttcaaggaaaaattaaaaaaaaagtggaaaagataaagaaaatatagaaattgaGAGACAACATTTGAAATGTAAGAGAATGAAAATATACTTCTACTATACATTAAAAAAGAAGTTAGACTTTAAAAACTTTTCTTATGAGGGACAAAAAATCAAAACTACCCACTGTAGGGGTAATCCATGTAATTTCCTGCATTAATTCAGGCATACGCTATGCAGTAAAAATTTTACTTGCACTAGATGTTAAACCACATTACATAATTTTATCAAAGATTAAATGACATTTACGGGAGTGATTACTTTGATTCAGTTATAACATTGACATAATGGAGAGTATTTCATAAAAAGCTTAACTATATAAATTTCTCTTGTTCTCCCTTAGTAACAAACTAAAATTTCTGCAAGTCGAATGCTACTTATACAGAAAGTACAAATGAGGAAAGAAAACTTGCAACTGAATATTTGAACAGCTAATGTTCGGAGATTGATCAGAAGGTTTCAGACACAAACTTATTGAGGGGGTTTCCTCCAACCTCAGAGCTTCGTCATGGCACCATTACAAGACAAATGAGAATTACATAAATTAAGCAACATTAGAAACCAGCCTCTCTAGGAAACTGGCATTCACAAAGGTACCTTAGAACCGATTCCGTTAACTCATCTAGAGccattgaaataaaaaattcaagtcaCCCAAGACTAAATCTATACGGACACAGAACTTTATCTCTCAAACGCATCTCCTCTAATAGAGTTGAAAGGAcaagcagcagcagcagcaattCTTTCGCGAAGGTTGAATTTGCTTGCAATAATCGGTCTaacatcttcaactccaactaagCTTTCCAGAAATGGGAGGATTGAGAGTAACTCTTTGTCATAACGGTCATCAAACCAGCTCTCAATTGGAATACCATTGTCCACCTGGAATCCAAATGCCTGCAAATTAAACCGTCTACGACATCAGGGTAGCAAAGTGGAGAATGACATTCTAAACAGGAATAAATTGACCAAAAAAGCACATACAAGTGCTCAAATAGTTGTCAACTATATTAACACATTACCAGATAACATGATGCTCAACAAAAGTGATCCAGTATGACAATTCCAATAGGAAGGCGATACATAAACTTTTATGTTTAAATGGTAAGATTTAAGCTTTTAGCAATACTACACCAAGCAAGATTATCAGTTCAATCATTTCAAGAAACAGGGGAAGAAACCAACCATACACATGTTTCTTTCCAGCTTTCGTGAATATGAAAGTTTAATAGCTCTTGTAATTGCTCATGATGCAGGTTGCTTGAAGAAAAAAAGGACCGGACCAGAACTAAACATGTGAAAGAAACAAAGAGGGAATGGACCAAGTAAAGCAGGATCGGGGATCTAGATAAAGGAACATTATTTATCAAAGAAAGATTCTGACACAGCACCTGAGGAGAGTTGTCGATGATAATCACATGTGCTAAATCACGGCCAAGAACAGACAGATCTTTAAGATAATTACCATCAACAAATACACAAGACTCACGGTAAACACGATGCCTAAAGACTTTTCTCTTTGGATCAAGCACATTCAAAAGCTGCTCAGCATAAATGCTTTGGCTTGCAGTAAATATGATAATCTCAAATAGGCTGGATACTCTATCCATAAAATCTCGGAGATGAGGACGACATCGAACATATACGGTATGATCTTTCAGGTTGAAATTCACTGAGAATGTGAAATCTGCATCATCACAAGGTTCAAGTGTAGAGTGCACCAAGGTCTCTGTACATGCCCAATAAGAAATGATGAGAACATATTTTGTCATTTGACTAGAGTAGATGCTTGAAAAGGAAAACAACAAGCATGACTTTAGCATTTGTACAAACATAAGAGCATACAATTCAATAGGCATCACATGTTCACTTGGGCATGCAGCCATTTGCATGAGTATGTCCGACTCCAACACATATTCCTAAAGGAGGAAATTGCATTATCTTCCACAGTCTTGGTTTTCTGGGAGTTAACAGGGTAGACTCCACAATTTAAATGATAAGCCTATAAAGGACAGATAAACTTGGCAGGAGATTAGGAatatcttctctttcttttatcagAGGAGAGAAGGAACATCTATCATAGTGAATTCCCATGTACGAGAAAATGAAGTATGAAGACTAACTAAACCCAAGCGAGAAAGAAACAAAGCTACAGTTATAAAGATTCCATGACTATGTAGAACATAATCGGCAAAACTGATACATATATGTACTGTATCCATCCACAACCAAATATCTTTTTTAAGATATGCTCGAGCTGGTTTGTGTGCACTCAACTATTCCAAGTATCTGCTACCCCCATCAGCACACTAGGTAACTCAGGCTTAGGTAGGTGGGAAGAAATCACCTTGTTTTTGTTGTCCCCATTGGGATGTAATCCACAACCAAGTATGTTGTTTTGGCACAGCAAAATTCTTAAGAGAAGGGTTGATTATATTGATAGAGGAATGCGTAAGACCACTATTACTTGAGGAGAAAAGGACACAACTGTAAGGAGAAGAATAATGAATACCATTTTACTTTTGGGATATGTACTAAAACTTATCATTTGCCCTTGTTGAAATCTGAACATTACTGGAACAAAccacaaaagaaagaaacaattaGCTTAGCCTTGAGAATATAGACTGCAATACCATCCAAGTCCAAAACAAGAGTGGCTGATGGACAACTCCGTGTCTGTTTAGGCAACAATATAGGCCGAAATGTTGGAACAACTGAGGACAGGTCTGGCAAATTCTTTATGAAAAAATATGGATCAAAGTCATCAAACTCTTCACTTTCCTCTTCCTCCATATTAACATCAGCAGGCAACTGAACTTGATTAAACTCATCAATGCATTCCAGTTTCGAATCTCTGACAGAGAGATGCATATCTGAAACTTCAGATGACATATGCTCGTCCCCTAAATCTGTTGAAAAGCCAAATTCACATAATTAGCAATTGAAAAAAGCATCAGAAGGCATATTCAATTTTGACTAATCATGACTATCATGTCTGACATTACCAGCAGATGTACTATCACATGAAAACCTTACCTGTAGACTCGTCTAGCACAAAATGACCTGTCAGCATATCAACCCCTATATTTTCTTTTCCAGGCTCCTGCAATGACTGGTCTGCTTGCTGGAAGAATTTGAGGAAGTCTGCTAAGGGAAACATGTAACAAGATTTTgacagatatacacttagtcagAACATTAAAACAGAGATCTACTCAACACTTTAACTGCCAACGCATATACCTACCTCGGTTCGAAATTTCCCCTCCAACACTTCTGGATATATGGAAAGTGGGTGAAAATATTGTATCACTTCTGCAACTATCACTTTCAACCTCATAGTCCtacattaagaaaaataattagataATACACAACAATAACCATTTTATGGCAACTCTCACTATAGAGTATCTGCATTTAACAGGGTGAGCTAAGACTCCCAAACAACACTACATAAAGCAAATTATCACCTTATTAATAGTAATGGTGTTACAATCATGAACAACTTCATGTGTGTCTGAAGAACCAGAAGTATCATCAGCCACCAACCCAAACCTTATACCCAAATCTGTACCGACAACATGATTCTCAATCTTTTTCGAAAAATTGCTTCCTATAAACACAAATATAGTAAGAGGTGAGTTGCCACAGATAAACAAATGTGCTCTTCCAGGACTATATGAATATAAACAAGGAATAGAGTCAACATCAACAccaacatactcagtatattcccacaaagtggggtctggaagGATTCAACTCTTCCATGGttatattattttctgatctCAGTTGTCGCCACTTGCCACAGTAGAGAACTGACTGTTCTCTGCTAACAATTGTTCCCAAAGAGTAACAAAAGCACGCGAGGCATACACAGGATGGCGATAGCATAAGGTAAATCACTTCAGATTGTaccatttttagattttatttcttgttaGACGGTAAATTTCCAGGAGAGAACAGTCAGTTCTCTACTGTGGCAAGTGGCAACAActgagatcaaaaaataatataaccaaaacaacaaaggaaagaaagaagtAATTACAGACttaaatatggaaaaatgctACGTAAATCATTACCACCTCACAAACACTTTGAAATAGAAGCTTCCTGACTAGGTAATACAAGAATAAGAAGTATAAACAGATTCTGATGAAGCTTGAATAACAGAAAGAACAACAAACACTGCTAACTTACCGGAATATGCCCCAAATATCATGTCAAGTGTGCATGTTAAGCTAAAGACTACATAAATCAAATTACTTGGTCATCAAAGAATACCTGATTTTTGCTTCCTTACTGAAGATGTTATAAGTTCCTTAACTTGCTTTGCCTCAGTTTCCCCATTCTCAGACGTTATTCGCAGCTGCCTTGAAATCTTTGGACTAGCCAGCTCTCGCGGATATCTtccattaaattttttcttagtcTGCATATCTAACTACAGCAGAGTCCACGCTACAGATGTTTTATCCAACGACAGCAGAGTCCACGCTACAGAAGCTTTATCCTGCTTTAAGAATTGTGACAAAGATGAATTGAATCACTCCTTGTTCCAGGACACACAGTTTCCTGGAAACGAATTCCAGTCAAGAAATAGATATAGACAGTTTGTAACAAGTTTTAGCAAAGTAAATACAGATATGACCATGAAAAGCATGAATAACTGTATAAAGTCACAGAATCTCTCTGCATGTACAATTGATAATTCATTGCATATAATGATGACTTGAAAACAGGTTGCATCATTTAGCAACATGTCTGCAGACAAACCATTGTTACCATGTGTAATAGATATCAATACATAAGCTCATTGTAGCTTAAAAGGATGGTGCATCATACAGATCCACAAGTTACACCACATACACAAAGATATACAAAGAAAGTATCAAACAACACATCAAGCAACAAACCCATAAATTAAAcaggaaaaaaaattctaagcAGATGGTTAAAACCCAACAATGCACATGAAAATAGCATAGTTGGTGAGGTAATAAACTTTTGCATTCTTTCTCACCAAATACTATACGGATTCATTGAACTTTTATAATTCAACCATCAATTATCAAACTCTTTAAAAACATTGGATAAGAggattataatttatttcttttccttcagAGGAATCAGCAAGTAACTGTAGTGTATGTGCACAATACTGTTATGCTATGCATGACGATATTTTGCATAAGTTAGTAGGCAGGGATGGCCCCAGAACTTTGGTCTAGTGGTAAGAGCACAATGCGTGATGTGTGGTTTAGGCACACATCACAGGTTCGAACCTTGCCGAAGACAAAAATCCTAGTATTTAAGTAGATAAGTTAAAGGAGCAGGCACATTATCCACCGACTTTCAAACCGTGTTAATAGGGAGGAATGCTTAAAATTAAAGGCATACAAATGCAAATGAGTGCAGCACCATAGAAAACATCCAGGAAAACTAACATGTATTCAATCTCTCTAAGGAAACTTAATTTTACctaacgaaaaaaaaaaaaaaggaaattaagCCTCAAAAAGGAAAATTTCCAAGTATGCGTACAGTATAGACACTTCCTTAACCATACTAATTCTTTCAGCACCATTCCCTTCACTGGAGATTTTAAACCAACAGAGCAAACAAGACATCTGATGGGTGATGGCCCTATTGGGCTAGAGTTTCAGTGCACCTTCCAGCAAATGTAAAATCCTTAGGAAAAaatggattttttgttttaaaatactTTTATCATGCATTGACAAACAAAGGAAGATCACAAAATCAATTTTTACACATATTTTCATAAGTCCCGGATGAGTAAAAAAGCCTATGAACTTCAACTTCCTCAAGCAATTAACTAAATCTTGAATAAGTAGGAAATTAACTACTTCCCCAAACATAGAACACGCTGATCCGAAGATATTTGAAATGATGTTTGCTAATCTTATTATGGTATCAGGAAACAGTGCCTGTTACACTCTGTACAAACCTGCTGCTCTATGATGTTTATCATTCACATTCCAAGAAACGCAATACATCTGCATCTATTGCAAAACAACTAGTGTGGGCTCCAAAAGTGATGGACCAAAAATCTACAGGCCATCCCTGAAACTTCTATACGGCATTGCAAACTAAGTCTATTACAAAAGCTATGAGGTCCTGGATGCTTATTGAAATTCAACAAGACGAATAACCAAAGAACACTATTCAAAAGCTggggaaaagaaagaaagaaaatttctatCTGTATCGACTAATGTGTACAGATTTATAAGTAATTGGTAGCCTTTCAAATCTATCATTTCTCAAGGCCAAAGAATTGCAGGCAATTAAGAGATTCTCTCTCTTTTAAGAGAAATCCCTAAAACTCTGAGCACGTGAGCAAAAGACTGGTAAAAGGGCAGAGTTACCGTACATTGAGGAATTCGAACTGAATTGAGCACCATGGATACAGATGATTTATAGACGCGACCCCAACAAATTCAGGATAAAAAAACAGCAGAAGAAGATGAGCAGTAAgtatatttgaaaagaaattgcaAATGCCATCCAAAACCCTAAAACAGTGGTATCTgcagcaaaaaaaataaacaaaaaaaaaaacagaaggagAGTTGATTTATGCAAAAAATGAGCTCATAAATCCCCATACCTAAAGTTTAAACTCAAAATGACCACAACATAAACCAATAAACCATGAAAATCTAGGGAACTCAGATGGGAAGAAGAAGCGAGTGAAGCAGGGAAATGAAGAATTAGATTTTTTACCAGCGACACAAGATGCTCAATTTGGTGTTTGAACGAAAAATATTTCCCTCCAAAGATTGAAAAGGTTAAAAAGAAGAGGGGGGGAATGGAAGAGTAGCCAGCAGGAATCCAAATTTTTAGCTCTATTTTTTTCCGGAAGATAAAGTCGAAAAGGAGCGTGTTCAAGATAAATAaacgaaaaaacaaaaaaagaaagatagattaaaaaaaaaacggaaagggcctaaaatgccttTTTAACTATGTAAAATGATAGTCTATTTATCTATTGAATATAAAAtgtcctttttcatttatttattaggtCAAAAATATTCTTCTCACCTACCTATTGCATCTAAAATATTCTTTTGGTTTACCTATTGTCCTATTTCGcccttttatttaggcaaattatatgaaaagatcatccttaaaacttaattatataaataatagtatttttcaatgttataaaaataattttctcttTTACATATATAGCTAtttaaaaaatcagaaaagataattataattattaatttaatgttataactaattatcaattcaccttaatttaagatatattatttcaatcttcaaattaaaagtggaaaagataatttctactttcaaatctttctctcttatatttaaaattcagatatttttaaataaactaagtattccattatttgctcgtgtatgtttcattttgttttcatgtatgtcatctagtattatttcattatagcgtatttttaattaatataatgggttaaccataattttttatgaataaatatttatgaaaaaaatcattatggtGGAAGTACATATGTACCATGTAATTTTGTTGTATacatataatttatgtcaaagtcaaattattattattattattattattattattattattattattattatatttttgatataatttatgggataaatattcatggtaCATCTCATTATATGAgaagtacttttcttgttaaaaaattatttattaaatataaatatatatttttcagtaTTACACGATATGAActttttatatcaaaaatataccATGTATGTCTATGgtataaatacaatttatatggtataaatataatttgtatggtataaatttaccatgtatttttatgatataaatataatttgtataatatataaatataccatgaatttttatggtataaatataccatatattttatggAGGAATCGTGAAAGcagacaataaaaatgaaaaacataaaattttgatataatatataaaaatatcttttcatgtaattttcctaaataaaagggcaaagTAGCCCTAATAGGTAGACGGAAAGGACATTTAGAACCAATAGGTAGAcatgaagggcattttaggcccaacaGGCAGacaaagggcattttaggcccttttccataaaaaaaaattgattaattgtGCAAATCAGTTCTCACTTTCCTACGACTTTTCTTCCTTTTGTTCAACACGCGCAAAAGTTTCCCCCAACTTTAATACTACTTTTAAAAGGTAAAAGGTTAAATTTAACGCTATGgtttgaaaaaatagttaaatatgtttttcttttatattttagagTTAAATTTATCTTTGTTATcaaattatcctttttgttatgaAACTTTTCACTTGGACcctttctttaataaaaaaaaactcaaatcaacattaaatgtctcattttcttaaaaataaaaaataccttaattttgtatttaattCTTATACATGTATTTTTAGTAaacatatttatgttttatacaTAATAGGGTGTGTTTTTCCAATGATATTAGGTCACTAGATATTTATCTATGCATATCACATGAAAAATGAATTTGCATTAGTGTAGACACAAACAAATATACTTCTCCCTCGGCTTGTGGATCTGCATCAGTGCAGGgctcatgaaaaatgacatttaGCAGTCAACTACAACAGATTAGGCTCACTAGatatttcaaaatttggtatatACTTAGCAATCAAATGCATATCGGCAAAACTTATAGAGGCGTATATTTATTTGCGCCTTTTTTGTGGGTCGGGTTAGATTCGGgtgtgattatttttttaaaaatatggtatTTAGCATTGTGTCACGATTCGATTTAcgaatcatgatggcacctaccaattTCCAGCAGTAGGTAAGCTGAACCATAACTCGGAGCTAACTCAATGGGTTAATCCGGTAAAAAAGGCCTGATATAGGCAAAATTTCAAGAACATCAATTGTAACATATAAGGGTTATACATAGAATAAATAGTCATACAAGATACCAATAGCAAAACCTAGTAGAGCTAGTacaaattgtaataccccgtacttctacttagcttgaaatcgtcccaagtatgttagaaacttactttgaaagatgaatctacttttatatacgtggaatttttaaggttttcactttttctcatgtgagaaattaaattagctttccaacg is from Capsicum annuum cultivar UCD-10X-F1 chromosome 5, UCD10Xv1.1, whole genome shotgun sequence and encodes:
- the LOC107870820 gene encoding CTD small phosphatase-like protein 2 isoform X1 codes for the protein MQTKKKFNGRYPRELASPKISRQLRITSENGETEAKQVKELITSSVRKQKSGSNFSKKIENHVVGTDLGIRFGLVADDTSGSSDTHEVVHDCNTITINKDYEVESDSCRSDTIFSPTFHISRSVGGEISNRADFLKFFQQADQSLQEPGKENIGVDMLTGHFVLDESTDLGDEHMSSEVSDMHLSVRDSKLECIDEFNQVQLPADVNMEEEESEEFDDFDPYFFIKNLPDLSSVVPTFRPILLPKQTRSCPSATLVLDLDETLVHSTLEPCDDADFTFSVNFNLKDHTVYVRCRPHLRDFMDRVSSLFEIIIFTASQSIYAEQLLNVLDPKRKVFRHRVYRESCVFVDGNYLKDLSVLGRDLAHVIIIDNSPQAFGFQVDNGIPIESWFDDRYDKELLSILPFLESLVGVEDVRPIIASKFNLRERIAAAAACPFNSIRGDAFER
- the LOC107871882 gene encoding uncharacterized mitochondrial protein AtMg00810-like produces the protein MKDLGELRFFLGIEFARSDKGILMHQRKYTLELLSELGLTAAKPICTPMDYNLKLTSRQFDDHVKQIQPDEDTSADKVTYQKLIGKILYLTITRPDIAFCVQTLSQFLKASKKSHIDAALRIVRYVKNQPGQGVLLSNDPNEEVSAFCDVDWIGKSVVAWKSKKQATVSRSSAEAEFRSLAAVTAELVWIVGLMTEIGI
- the LOC107870820 gene encoding CTD small phosphatase-like protein 2-A isoform X2 yields the protein MQTKKKFNGRYPRELASPKISRQLRITSENGETEAKQVKELITSSVRKQKSGSNFSKKIENHVVGTDLGIRFGLVADDTSGSSDTHEVVHDCNTITINKDYEVESDSCRSDTIFSPTFHISRSVGGEISNRDFLKFFQQADQSLQEPGKENIGVDMLTGHFVLDESTDLGDEHMSSEVSDMHLSVRDSKLECIDEFNQVQLPADVNMEEEESEEFDDFDPYFFIKNLPDLSSVVPTFRPILLPKQTRSCPSATLVLDLDETLVHSTLEPCDDADFTFSVNFNLKDHTVYVRCRPHLRDFMDRVSSLFEIIIFTASQSIYAEQLLNVLDPKRKVFRHRVYRESCVFVDGNYLKDLSVLGRDLAHVIIIDNSPQAFGFQVDNGIPIESWFDDRYDKELLSILPFLESLVGVEDVRPIIASKFNLRERIAAAAACPFNSIRGDAFER